One window of the Periophthalmus magnuspinnatus isolate fPerMag1 chromosome 17, fPerMag1.2.pri, whole genome shotgun sequence genome contains the following:
- the zmynd11 gene encoding zinc finger MYND domain-containing protein 11 isoform X2 translates to MNKEIMSRVVKRRQADPKVVQYVWAAIEVIRNQKQIANMDRISKYLSRVFGMHPKETARQLSLAVKDGLVVETLTVGCKGSKAGIEQEGYWLPGDEMDPKAEGSQDWETESHDWYCFECHLPGDVLSCDNCFRVYHLKCLSDECRPRDPGSHWQCTICRGSKKKNLNKQEMCKYLRFIVQRMKERAVDLHKKGKDTKHPMYRRLIHTPLDVANIQENLSEGKYKNFEEFKADAQLIVHNTAILYGVHSDQAEIARLLYSDTCHELNELLLCKNCFYLSNARPDNWFCYPCSPSHDLVWAKMKGFGYWPAKVLQREDNQADVRFFGHQHQRAWIPSDNIQDIKVSVQQLQVKRSNGWKKACEELEVYQRFLREGRLWKTKMEEAGGQQPSARSQQQPEERGSRTQQQPEEERGGRTEDAESSISSTSNEQVRHLKSSHEPKAKKSRRTQSAEPKEESSDPEPEMEAVSSSQEVPVSCGSQQPEKLSVSTQTKKASGSSPRTLHRSTQTSTDGACQNMCHEKYTKVFNDVKEMMKADNKRETERVVRESLEKLRAEMEEEKRQAVSKALSGAQAEMDRKCKQVKEKCKEELVEEVKKLVSQHKQLISQTKKKQWCYNCEEEAMYHCCWNTSYCSIKCQQEHWHADHKRTCRRKR, encoded by the exons ATGAATAAAGAAATCATGTCTCGTGTGGTGAAGAGGCGGCAGGCGGACCCCAAAGTGGTCCAGTACGTGTGGGCCGCCATCGAGGTCATCCGCAACCAGAAGCAGATCGCAAACATGGACCGCATCTCCAA GTACCTGAGCCGTGTGTTTGGGATGCACCCTAAGGAGACCGCCCGTCAGCTCAGCCTGGCGGTGAAGGACGGCCTGGTGGTGGAGACCCTCACTGTGGGCTGCAAGGGCTCCAAGGCGGGCATCGAACAGGAGGGCTACTGGCTGCCCGGGGACGAGATG GACCCGAAAGCAGAGGGCAGTCAG GACTGGGAGACCGAGAGCCACGACTGGTACTGCTTCGAGTGTCACCTGCCTGGAGACGTGCTGAGCTGCGATAACTGCTTCAGAGTCTACCACCTCAAGTGTCTGTCGGACGAGTGCCGGCCCCGCGACCCAGGATCGCACTGGCAATGTACCATCTGCAGG ggAAGTAAAAAGAAGAATCTCAACAAACAGGAGATGTGCAAATACCTGCGTTTTATCGTCCAGCGCATGAAAGAGAGG GCGGTGGACCTACACAAGAAAGGCAAAGACACCAAGCATCCCATGTACAGAAGACTCATCCACACTCCTCTGGACGTGGCCAATATTCAAGAG AATCTGTCAGAAGGAAAGTATAAGAATTTTGAGGAGTTCAAAGCAGACGCTCAGCTCATCGTTCACAACACGGCCATTTTGTACGGAG TTCACAGTGACCAGGCAGAAATCGCACGGTTGCTCTACAGTGACACATGCCATGAG CTGAACGAGTTGTTATTGTGTAAAAACTGTTTCTACCTTTCAAATGCGCGGCCTGATAACTGGTTCTGTTACCCATGT AGTCCCAGTCATGACTTGGTGTGGGCCAAAATGAAGGGCTTCGGGTACTGGCCGGCCAAAGTGCTGCAGAGAGAGGACAACCAGGCAGACGTCCGCTTCTTTGGACACCAGCACCAGAG GGCGTGGATCCCATCAGACAACATCCAGGACATCAAAGTGAGCGTGCAgcagctgcaggtgaagcgcaGTAACGGCTGGAAGAAGGCCTgtgaggagctggaggtgtaCCAGCGCTTCCTCCGAGAGGGACGCCTCTGGAAGACCAAgatggaggaggcaggaggccAGCAGCCCAGCGCCCGCTCCCAACAGCagccagaggagaggggaagcaGGACCCAACagcagccagaggaggagagagggggcaggacCGAGGACGCAGAGTCCAGTATCTCCTCCACCAGCAACGAGCAGGTCCGACAT CTCAAGAGCAGCCACGAGCCTAAAGCCAAGAAAAGTCGCCGAACTCAGTCTGCTGAACCCAAAGAAGAATCTAGT GACCCAGAGCCGGAGATGGAGGCGGTGAGCTCGAGTCAGGAGGTCCCGGTCTCCTGCGGCTCTCAGCAGCCGGAGAAACTGTCCGTGTCCACCCAGACCAAGAAGGCCAGCGGCAGCTCCCCCCGCACCCTGCACCGCTCCACCCAGACCAGCACCGACGGGGCCTGTCAGAACATGTGCCACGAGAAGTACACCAAAGTCTTCAACGATGTCAAGGAGATGATGAAGGCCGACAACAAGAGGGAGACCGAGAGGGTGGTCCGGGAATCTCTTGAGAAG CTTCGAgcggagatggaggaggagaagcgTCAGGCTGTGAGTAAAGCCCTGAGCGGAGCCCAGGCTGAGATGGACAGAAAGTGTAAACAGGTGAAAGAGAAGTGCAAAGAAGAACTGGTGGAGGAGGTCAAGAAACTGGTGTCTCAGCACAAGCAGCTCATCTCCCAGACCAAGAAGAAGCAGTGG TGCTATAACTGTGAGGAGGAGGCCATGTACCACTGCTGCTGGAACACGTCCTACTGCTCCATCAAGTGTCAGCAGGAGCACTGGCACGCTGACCACAAACGCACCTGCCGCCGGAAGAGATGA
- the zmynd11 gene encoding zinc finger MYND domain-containing protein 11 isoform X1, whose translation MNKEIMSRVVKRRQADPKVVQYVWAAIEVIRNQKQIANMDRISKYLSRVFGMHPKETARQLSLAVKDGLVVETLTVGCKGSKAGIEQEGYWLPGDEMDPKAEGSQDWETESHDWYCFECHLPGDVLSCDNCFRVYHLKCLSDECRPRDPGSHWQCTICRGSKKKNLNKQEMCKYLRFIVQRMKERAVDLHKKGKDTKHPMYRRLIHTPLDVANIQENLSEGKYKNFEEFKADAQLIVHNTAILYGVHSDQAEIARLLYSDTCHELNELLLCKNCFYLSNARPDNWFCYPCSPSHDLVWAKMKGFGYWPAKVLQREDNQADVRFFGHQHQRAWIPSDNIQDIKVSVQQLQVKRSNGWKKACEELEVYQRFLREGRLWKTKMEEAGGQQPSARSQQQPEERGSRTQQQPEEERGGRTEDAESSISSTSNEQLKSSHEPKAKKSRRTQSAEPKEESSDPEPEMEAVSSSQEVPVSCGSQQPEKLSVSTQTKKASGSSPRTLHRSTQTSTDGACQNMCHEKYTKVFNDVKEMMKADNKRETERVVRESLEKLRAEMEEEKRQAVSKALSGAQAEMDRKCKQVKEKCKEELVEEVKKLVSQHKQLISQTKKKQWCYNCEEEAMYHCCWNTSYCSIKCQQEHWHADHKRTCRRKR comes from the exons ATGAATAAAGAAATCATGTCTCGTGTGGTGAAGAGGCGGCAGGCGGACCCCAAAGTGGTCCAGTACGTGTGGGCCGCCATCGAGGTCATCCGCAACCAGAAGCAGATCGCAAACATGGACCGCATCTCCAA GTACCTGAGCCGTGTGTTTGGGATGCACCCTAAGGAGACCGCCCGTCAGCTCAGCCTGGCGGTGAAGGACGGCCTGGTGGTGGAGACCCTCACTGTGGGCTGCAAGGGCTCCAAGGCGGGCATCGAACAGGAGGGCTACTGGCTGCCCGGGGACGAGATG GACCCGAAAGCAGAGGGCAGTCAG GACTGGGAGACCGAGAGCCACGACTGGTACTGCTTCGAGTGTCACCTGCCTGGAGACGTGCTGAGCTGCGATAACTGCTTCAGAGTCTACCACCTCAAGTGTCTGTCGGACGAGTGCCGGCCCCGCGACCCAGGATCGCACTGGCAATGTACCATCTGCAGG ggAAGTAAAAAGAAGAATCTCAACAAACAGGAGATGTGCAAATACCTGCGTTTTATCGTCCAGCGCATGAAAGAGAGG GCGGTGGACCTACACAAGAAAGGCAAAGACACCAAGCATCCCATGTACAGAAGACTCATCCACACTCCTCTGGACGTGGCCAATATTCAAGAG AATCTGTCAGAAGGAAAGTATAAGAATTTTGAGGAGTTCAAAGCAGACGCTCAGCTCATCGTTCACAACACGGCCATTTTGTACGGAG TTCACAGTGACCAGGCAGAAATCGCACGGTTGCTCTACAGTGACACATGCCATGAG CTGAACGAGTTGTTATTGTGTAAAAACTGTTTCTACCTTTCAAATGCGCGGCCTGATAACTGGTTCTGTTACCCATGT AGTCCCAGTCATGACTTGGTGTGGGCCAAAATGAAGGGCTTCGGGTACTGGCCGGCCAAAGTGCTGCAGAGAGAGGACAACCAGGCAGACGTCCGCTTCTTTGGACACCAGCACCAGAG GGCGTGGATCCCATCAGACAACATCCAGGACATCAAAGTGAGCGTGCAgcagctgcaggtgaagcgcaGTAACGGCTGGAAGAAGGCCTgtgaggagctggaggtgtaCCAGCGCTTCCTCCGAGAGGGACGCCTCTGGAAGACCAAgatggaggaggcaggaggccAGCAGCCCAGCGCCCGCTCCCAACAGCagccagaggagaggggaagcaGGACCCAACagcagccagaggaggagagagggggcaggacCGAGGACGCAGAGTCCAGTATCTCCTCCACCAGCAACGAGCAG CTCAAGAGCAGCCACGAGCCTAAAGCCAAGAAAAGTCGCCGAACTCAGTCTGCTGAACCCAAAGAAGAATCTAGT GACCCAGAGCCGGAGATGGAGGCGGTGAGCTCGAGTCAGGAGGTCCCGGTCTCCTGCGGCTCTCAGCAGCCGGAGAAACTGTCCGTGTCCACCCAGACCAAGAAGGCCAGCGGCAGCTCCCCCCGCACCCTGCACCGCTCCACCCAGACCAGCACCGACGGGGCCTGTCAGAACATGTGCCACGAGAAGTACACCAAAGTCTTCAACGATGTCAAGGAGATGATGAAGGCCGACAACAAGAGGGAGACCGAGAGGGTGGTCCGGGAATCTCTTGAGAAG CTTCGAgcggagatggaggaggagaagcgTCAGGCTGTGAGTAAAGCCCTGAGCGGAGCCCAGGCTGAGATGGACAGAAAGTGTAAACAGGTGAAAGAGAAGTGCAAAGAAGAACTGGTGGAGGAGGTCAAGAAACTGGTGTCTCAGCACAAGCAGCTCATCTCCCAGACCAAGAAGAAGCAGTGG TGCTATAACTGTGAGGAGGAGGCCATGTACCACTGCTGCTGGAACACGTCCTACTGCTCCATCAAGTGTCAGCAGGAGCACTGGCACGCTGACCACAAACGCACCTGCCGCCGGAAGAGATGA